From Pseudomonas sp. LS1212, the proteins below share one genomic window:
- a CDS encoding phage holin family protein: MNSEQQALVEMPLWMVIIMSLVGGVSGEMWRADKAGVRGWALVRRIVLRSGACIVCGLSTIMLLYSAGMSIWSAGAFGCLTAMAGADVAIGLYERWAAKRLGVCEAPPAGREPGL; the protein is encoded by the coding sequence ATGAACAGCGAGCAACAAGCTTTAGTCGAGATGCCACTCTGGATGGTGATCATCATGTCACTGGTCGGTGGGGTATCGGGTGAGATGTGGCGGGCGGATAAGGCGGGTGTCCGTGGCTGGGCTTTGGTCCGCAGGATCGTGCTGCGCTCGGGCGCCTGCATTGTGTGTGGTCTGTCCACCATCATGTTGCTCTATTCCGCTGGCATGTCGATCTGGTCGGCGGGCGCCTTCGGTTGCTTGACGGCAATGGCGGGCGCCGACGTGGCTATTGGCCTGTACGAGCGCTGGGCCGCCAAGCGGCTTGGAGTGTGCGAAGCCCCGCCAGCCGGGCGCGAGCCGGGTCTCTGA
- a CDS encoding terminase small subunit translates to MTVLSKSEFAARRGWAKSYVSKLAKQDRLVLTEDGKVDLEATEALLAESSDPSKSAVAARHEEARVERDVRSQLAPAADTPAVLQTAKGPDFQKARAHREYFLAQLAEAEFHKVQGNLVEREAVANAAYTAGRMVRDLMFGLSPQLAPELAAMSDPWQIEKHLTGAFRRVFEDAGRMTTADLEQAMTQS, encoded by the coding sequence ATGACCGTATTGAGCAAATCAGAGTTTGCTGCGCGGCGTGGCTGGGCGAAATCCTACGTTTCCAAACTGGCCAAGCAGGATCGGCTGGTGCTGACCGAGGATGGCAAGGTCGATCTTGAAGCGACCGAGGCACTGCTGGCCGAGTCGTCGGACCCCAGCAAGTCAGCCGTAGCGGCCCGGCATGAGGAGGCTCGGGTTGAGCGAGATGTGCGCAGTCAACTCGCACCAGCCGCCGACACACCTGCGGTGCTGCAGACTGCTAAGGGCCCCGACTTCCAGAAAGCCCGGGCTCACCGAGAGTACTTCCTCGCCCAGCTGGCTGAGGCTGAATTCCACAAGGTCCAGGGCAACCTGGTCGAACGCGAAGCAGTGGCCAATGCGGCCTATACCGCTGGGCGAATGGTGCGCGACCTGATGTTCGGGTTGTCACCGCAACTGGCGCCGGAGCTAGCCGCGATGAGCGACCCCTGGCAAATCGAAAAACACCTGACCGGAGCCTTTCGCCGCGTCTTCGAGGATGCGGGCCGGATGACTACCGCCGATCTTGAACAAGCCATGACCCAGAGCTGA
- a CDS encoding phage terminase large subunit family protein, with amino-acid sequence MPTGYANGAEVYREAYCRGLQPDPELWVDEWADEFMRIPRDTGAAEPGQYRTARTPYAREPMRCLSPGHPCKRVVTMVASQLMKTQIALNWIGALIHMSPSNILTLLPSLSLAKRVSARIGKTIKATPVLRERVASPRSRDSRNTMDTKEFEGGSLYATTAGSAANLAELSARFVYGDEVDRWDVDVDEEGDPIELAETRGSTFGRNAKFYFSSSPTIKGASRIADLFEISDQRYYYVPCPTCGHMQTLEWERLLYSPDFRTVHYQCAGPDCDVLIEEHHKGDMLARGEWRSHAEGDGETVGFHLNALYAPLGWQDWASLAKQYEKARKAQDRGDLEPMQVFYNTRLAKVWDSAQEQTKADVLQARALQEDFVLGTLAVGVLALTASVDVQANRLEMMVTGWGVGLERWVVDHQVIMGDPSDERTWSALDEKLKERYRHPCGVGLAILATAIDSGGHHTHEVYQFCRVRRWRNIFAVKGASKSGKPVIAQRPSLVDVTWKGQTERNGAELWIVGTDTAKDWIYNRYAFETGPGALHFAKDLPEDFFPQCVAERKVARYVKGYKRIEWVKGKADRNEALDLMVYGLAMAYYLGLHRYGEHDWDRLRQALAQASLFDDADQTKAVVAERLPDDEPEQQPPRILQPGATSAAQPVARPAPQPMQRRSSSSGYLKRR; translated from the coding sequence ATGCCCACCGGATACGCAAACGGTGCCGAGGTGTACCGCGAAGCGTATTGCCGTGGGCTGCAGCCCGACCCTGAACTGTGGGTCGATGAATGGGCTGATGAATTCATGCGGATCCCGAGGGATACCGGTGCAGCCGAGCCCGGCCAATACCGCACGGCGCGGACCCCTTACGCACGCGAACCCATGCGCTGCCTGTCACCTGGTCACCCATGCAAGCGGGTGGTGACCATGGTGGCCTCGCAGCTGATGAAAACCCAGATCGCGCTGAACTGGATCGGCGCGCTGATCCACATGTCGCCGTCGAACATCCTGACCCTGCTGCCCAGCTTGAGCCTGGCCAAGCGTGTGTCGGCGCGGATCGGCAAGACCATCAAGGCGACCCCGGTTCTGCGCGAGCGTGTTGCCTCGCCGCGTTCGCGGGATTCGCGCAACACCATGGACACCAAGGAGTTCGAGGGCGGTTCGCTGTACGCGACCACAGCGGGCTCGGCGGCCAACTTGGCCGAACTGTCGGCCCGCTTCGTTTACGGCGATGAGGTCGACCGCTGGGATGTGGACGTGGACGAAGAGGGCGACCCGATCGAGCTGGCCGAGACTCGGGGCAGTACGTTCGGGCGCAATGCCAAGTTCTACTTTTCCAGCTCGCCAACGATCAAGGGCGCTTCGCGGATCGCCGACCTATTCGAGATCAGCGACCAGCGTTACTACTACGTGCCGTGCCCGACTTGTGGGCACATGCAAACCCTGGAGTGGGAGCGGCTGCTGTATTCGCCGGACTTTCGCACGGTGCATTACCAGTGTGCGGGTCCAGACTGCGACGTGCTGATCGAGGAACACCACAAGGGTGACATGCTGGCCCGTGGCGAATGGCGTTCCCACGCCGAGGGTGACGGCGAAACGGTCGGCTTTCACCTGAACGCGCTGTACGCACCACTCGGCTGGCAGGACTGGGCATCGCTGGCCAAGCAGTACGAGAAGGCCAGAAAAGCCCAGGACCGTGGTGACCTTGAGCCCATGCAGGTGTTTTACAACACGCGCTTGGCCAAGGTCTGGGACAGCGCTCAGGAGCAGACCAAGGCGGACGTGCTTCAGGCGCGGGCGCTGCAAGAAGACTTCGTGCTCGGCACTTTGGCTGTTGGCGTGCTCGCGCTGACCGCATCGGTCGACGTCCAGGCCAACCGTCTGGAAATGATGGTCACCGGCTGGGGTGTTGGCCTGGAGCGTTGGGTGGTCGATCACCAAGTGATCATGGGCGACCCGTCGGATGAGCGCACTTGGTCCGCCCTGGACGAAAAACTCAAAGAGCGCTATCGACACCCTTGCGGCGTTGGCCTGGCGATCCTGGCCACGGCGATCGACTCCGGCGGTCACCACACCCATGAGGTCTACCAGTTCTGCCGCGTACGGCGCTGGCGCAACATCTTTGCCGTGAAGGGCGCGAGCAAGTCGGGCAAACCGGTCATTGCTCAGCGGCCATCGCTGGTCGACGTGACCTGGAAAGGTCAGACCGAGCGCAACGGTGCCGAACTGTGGATTGTCGGTACCGACACGGCCAAGGACTGGATCTACAACCGCTACGCCTTTGAGACAGGACCGGGGGCACTGCACTTCGCCAAGGACTTGCCGGAGGACTTCTTCCCGCAATGCGTGGCCGAGCGCAAGGTTGCCCGTTATGTGAAGGGCTACAAGCGGATTGAGTGGGTCAAGGGCAAGGCCGACCGCAACGAAGCGCTCGACCTGATGGTGTATGGCTTGGCCATGGCGTACTACCTGGGCCTGCATCGCTACGGCGAGCACGACTGGGATCGGCTGCGCCAAGCCCTGGCCCAGGCCAGCCTGTTCGACGACGCGGATCAGACCAAAGCGGTGGTCGCCGAGCGCTTGCCCGACGATGAGCCGGAACAACAGCCGCCCCGGATCTTGCAACCGGGGGCCACTTCGGCGGCCCAACCGGTCGCTCGTCCTGCGCCGCAGCCCATGCAGCGGCGCAGCTCCAGCAGCGGCTACTTGAAGAGACGCTGA
- a CDS encoding phage head-tail joining protein — protein MAYTQKHLDAVERAIARGEKVVRYTDRTVEYRSIDELLKARDVIRTSLTEAAGPRSRVVRIYHGGKGL, from the coding sequence ATGGCTTATACCCAGAAGCACCTTGACGCGGTCGAGCGGGCGATTGCGCGTGGTGAAAAAGTCGTGCGCTATACCGACCGCACGGTCGAATACCGCTCGATTGATGAACTGTTGAAGGCCCGCGATGTGATCCGCACCAGCCTGACTGAGGCAGCTGGACCCCGTTCCCGCGTGGTGCGGATCTACCATGGAGGCAAAGGACTGTGA
- a CDS encoding phage portal protein gives MSGRYLTLSRSGLLVPERIKASYEGAAEGRRSSSWDAPDTGANSLIMPALRNLRSRSRAAVRNDPYAANAIDRRVSNLIGTGITPQPRLADKALRTLMQELWEDWVDESDADQLTDFYGLQALVARTVEQSGECFIRLRPRRQEDGLAVPLQLQCLAPEFVPHDKFEVTKTGNVIRAGIEFNSLGQRVAYWCYRTHPSDMVALSAGYNMLVRIPANQMLHIFEPLEPGQLRGVPRLAPVLKRLRSLDNYDDAVLFRQEVANLFAGFIRKPAAEGPPMLDPVTGAPIKVGSDGFTPMVALEPGTMQELLPGEEVEFSTPPDGGNNYPDFMRQQLMAAAAGAGLPYELMTGDMRDVNDRAIRVVLNEFRRRLEQLQFAVYVHQLCRPVRAAWMDLAVLSGALALDDYGQRRREYLRTRWVPQGWAYIHPVQDVQSKVMEINAGLASRSEMCLRSGTDAEIVDAENAADAARARDLGLNYSTLSAIDEDPDEKEKP, from the coding sequence GTGAGCGGGCGCTATCTCACATTGTCGCGTTCTGGTCTCTTGGTCCCTGAACGGATCAAGGCCAGTTATGAGGGGGCTGCTGAAGGACGCCGGTCGTCCAGCTGGGATGCGCCGGATACAGGTGCTAACAGCCTGATCATGCCGGCCCTGCGTAACCTGCGCTCGCGGTCGCGGGCTGCAGTTCGCAACGACCCCTATGCTGCCAACGCGATCGATCGGCGAGTCAGCAACCTGATCGGTACCGGCATCACCCCTCAGCCGCGACTGGCAGACAAGGCCCTGCGCACGCTGATGCAAGAGCTGTGGGAGGACTGGGTTGATGAGTCGGACGCTGACCAGCTGACCGACTTTTACGGCCTGCAGGCCCTGGTGGCACGCACCGTCGAACAGTCCGGCGAATGCTTCATCCGCTTGCGGCCACGCCGTCAGGAGGATGGCCTGGCAGTGCCACTGCAGCTGCAGTGTCTGGCGCCGGAATTTGTCCCGCATGACAAGTTCGAGGTGACCAAGACCGGCAACGTCATCCGCGCCGGAATCGAGTTCAACAGCCTCGGGCAGCGGGTGGCGTACTGGTGTTATCGCACCCACCCGAGCGACATGGTCGCGCTCAGTGCGGGCTACAACATGCTGGTGCGGATCCCGGCCAATCAGATGCTGCACATCTTCGAGCCCCTGGAGCCCGGCCAGCTTCGTGGTGTGCCACGCCTTGCACCGGTGCTCAAGCGCTTGCGCAGCCTCGACAACTACGACGACGCGGTGCTGTTTCGCCAGGAGGTGGCCAACCTCTTCGCTGGCTTCATCCGCAAACCGGCGGCAGAAGGCCCGCCGATGCTCGATCCCGTGACCGGTGCGCCTATCAAGGTCGGCAGCGATGGCTTTACCCCAATGGTGGCCCTTGAGCCGGGGACCATGCAGGAGCTACTGCCAGGTGAAGAGGTGGAATTCTCCACGCCACCTGATGGCGGCAACAACTACCCCGACTTCATGCGTCAGCAACTAATGGCCGCTGCGGCCGGGGCAGGTCTGCCATATGAGCTGATGACCGGCGACATGCGCGATGTAAACGACCGGGCAATCCGTGTGGTGCTCAACGAGTTTCGCCGTCGCCTGGAGCAGCTCCAGTTCGCGGTATACGTCCACCAGCTGTGCCGCCCGGTACGTGCTGCCTGGATGGATCTGGCGGTGCTGTCCGGTGCGCTGGCGCTGGACGATTACGGACAACGGCGCCGCGAGTACCTGCGCACCCGGTGGGTTCCGCAGGGTTGGGCATACATCCATCCGGTTCAGGACGTGCAATCGAAAGTCATGGAGATCAACGCAGGGTTGGCCTCACGCAGTGAGATGTGTCTGCGCTCCGGTACCGACGCCGAGATTGTGGACGCCGAGAACGCCGCAGATGCGGCTCGGGCCCGTGACTTGGGCCTGAACTACAGCACCTTGTCGGCCATCGATGAGGATCCCGACGAGAAGGAGAAACCATGA
- a CDS encoding head maturation protease, ClpP-related, producing the protein MKPLMPFRIYNKAKATLPVEDEHWYRIKAEVQADQTVIEIYIYGEIGGWGITANQFIQDLKALDDGVSPVVAAFNTNGGDLFDGLAIHNALKRLGERCTSRIDALAASAGSVAACGAHRVVMASNSMLMIHNPWTWTSGDAEDLRRVADVLDQTLEAIIATYKAKAPDIDDAELRRMVNDETWLTAQEALALGLADEIGSGVEVKACLGQGATMKRYRNTPKALLDQLQDVQPAPSAQDDLPAQVDPPEPAVTDSAKLALMITQACGKAGISNLVEPLIDSTKLADEATVQAALTRAKTVRDLCVAARLPELAVEYVQAGLDAPAVRARLFDKLVGSGKGFEIDNSLPSADDEPEKVKAHLPNPSTIWSARRQATRKGA; encoded by the coding sequence ATGAAACCGCTGATGCCGTTTCGTATCTACAACAAGGCCAAGGCCACGCTACCGGTCGAGGATGAACATTGGTACCGGATCAAGGCTGAGGTCCAAGCCGATCAGACCGTTATCGAGATTTACATCTATGGCGAGATCGGGGGCTGGGGCATCACTGCCAACCAGTTCATCCAGGACCTGAAGGCGCTTGATGACGGCGTGTCACCGGTGGTGGCCGCCTTCAATACCAACGGCGGCGACCTGTTCGACGGCCTGGCCATCCACAACGCACTGAAGCGACTGGGGGAGCGTTGCACATCCCGAATCGATGCTCTGGCGGCCAGCGCTGGAAGTGTGGCCGCTTGCGGCGCGCACCGCGTCGTCATGGCCTCGAACTCCATGCTGATGATTCACAACCCCTGGACCTGGACGTCGGGCGATGCCGAGGATCTGCGCCGGGTTGCGGATGTGTTGGACCAGACCTTGGAGGCCATCATTGCCACTTACAAGGCCAAGGCGCCGGACATCGATGACGCTGAGCTACGGCGTATGGTCAACGATGAAACCTGGCTGACCGCCCAGGAAGCACTGGCCCTGGGGCTGGCAGATGAGATTGGCAGCGGCGTCGAGGTCAAAGCCTGCCTAGGACAGGGCGCGACGATGAAGCGCTACCGTAATACGCCGAAAGCGCTGCTCGACCAGCTGCAGGATGTGCAGCCGGCGCCGTCTGCACAGGACGACTTGCCCGCCCAAGTCGATCCGCCCGAACCCGCCGTCACCGACTCGGCCAAGCTCGCGCTGATGATCACTCAGGCGTGCGGCAAAGCGGGTATCAGCAACCTGGTCGAGCCGTTGATTGATTCGACCAAGCTGGCGGACGAAGCCACGGTGCAGGCCGCGTTGACTCGTGCCAAAACGGTGCGCGACCTGTGTGTCGCGGCGCGCTTGCCGGAGCTGGCCGTCGAGTATGTCCAGGCCGGGCTCGATGCGCCTGCAGTACGTGCCCGCCTGTTCGACAAGCTGGTCGGCTCGGGCAAGGGCTTTGAGATCGACAACAGCTTGCCCTCGGCCGATGACGAGCCGGAGAAGGTCAAGGCCCACCTACCCAATCCCAGCACCATTTGGTCTGCCCGTCGGCAGGCAACCCGTAAAGGAGCATGA
- a CDS encoding head decoration protein, which translates to MSNIHREPVHAGEFLLSEGSGKISREAINVVAGPALLAGQVLGMVTATGEFAPYNPVAEDGSENAACILFSSIGESEVVRRGRAVVRLAEVSENLLTGLDLDAEKALATHFIIVR; encoded by the coding sequence ATGAGCAACATCCACCGCGAGCCGGTTCACGCCGGGGAGTTTCTGCTGTCCGAAGGTTCGGGAAAGATCTCTCGCGAAGCGATCAACGTGGTAGCAGGCCCAGCCCTGCTGGCCGGTCAAGTACTCGGTATGGTGACCGCCACGGGCGAGTTCGCACCTTACAACCCTGTGGCTGAGGATGGCAGCGAGAACGCCGCCTGCATTCTGTTCTCCTCGATCGGAGAGTCCGAAGTGGTACGTCGCGGGCGAGCAGTAGTGCGCTTGGCTGAGGTCAGTGAAAACTTGCTGACAGGACTGGACCTGGACGCCGAAAAGGCCTTGGCGACGCACTTCATCATCGTTCGCTGA
- a CDS encoding major capsid protein has protein sequence MADIAIFEDDAFGVAALTAAINEQEFVPGRLASLGLFEEEGVTTLTVQIEKDGDKLALVPAGERGTSGLVVGGSKRILLPFNTVHLPERFTIRADEIQGIRAFGTQTELQAVQDVVNKRLDKARRQLDATHEFHRALNGKVLDADGSTVLLDIYERFGVQRQTLSMGLNDPQANVQVQCVEALDMQEDALGNVTTTSSRAFCGKTFWKKLIAHPSVVETYKGSQQAAALRGDGREAFEFGGITWERYRGKVAGIAFIADDAARLVPEGVPEMFLSAYAPADYMETVNTQGLPYYSKLEPLPFGKGVAGEAQSNPLHICTRPRAIIQLSL, from the coding sequence ATGGCTGATATCGCCATTTTTGAAGACGATGCCTTCGGCGTTGCTGCATTGACTGCGGCCATCAACGAGCAAGAGTTTGTGCCAGGTCGTCTGGCCAGTCTCGGCTTGTTCGAAGAGGAGGGCGTGACCACTCTCACCGTGCAGATCGAGAAAGACGGCGACAAGCTGGCCCTGGTGCCAGCAGGCGAGCGCGGTACTTCTGGGCTGGTGGTCGGCGGCAGCAAGCGCATCCTGCTGCCGTTTAACACCGTCCACCTGCCGGAGCGCTTCACCATCAGGGCTGACGAGATCCAGGGCATCCGGGCCTTCGGTACTCAGACCGAGCTGCAGGCCGTTCAGGATGTTGTCAACAAACGCCTGGATAAGGCGCGTCGCCAGTTGGACGCGACCCACGAGTTTCACCGCGCACTGAACGGCAAGGTGCTCGATGCTGATGGAAGTACAGTGTTGCTGGATATCTATGAGCGCTTCGGTGTTCAGCGACAAACCCTGTCAATGGGCCTGAATGACCCTCAAGCCAACGTGCAAGTGCAGTGCGTGGAAGCACTGGACATGCAAGAAGATGCACTCGGCAACGTCACTACCACGTCTTCGCGTGCGTTCTGTGGCAAGACGTTCTGGAAGAAACTGATCGCCCATCCCTCGGTGGTCGAAACCTACAAGGGCAGCCAGCAGGCAGCAGCCTTGCGTGGTGATGGTCGTGAAGCCTTCGAGTTCGGTGGCATTACCTGGGAGCGCTACCGTGGCAAGGTTGCGGGCATCGCATTTATCGCCGATGACGCAGCACGGCTGGTACCGGAAGGCGTTCCTGAAATGTTCCTGTCGGCGTATGCGCCGGCTGACTACATGGAAACCGTCAACACCCAAGGCCTGCCGTACTACAGCAAGCTGGAGCCGCTGCCATTCGGTAAAGGGGTCGCCGGTGAAGCCCAGTCCAACCCATTGCACATCTGCACCCGACCTCGCGCCATCATCCAGCTGAGTCTCTAA
- a CDS encoding phage baseplate assembly protein V, which produces MLAGLIIPCRVVAVDLAAAMVRVSDGGSWTSAWVRWHSQAAGKARHWRAPSLDEQGALISPSGEPAQGTFVPGLYGNAGAQPDNRDHVEVWRFEDGGSLVYDWQASSYTIELPSGTATVKVGGSTVVVTDNAITAQASNITLTGNVQINGPLGVTGDIHGGGKIIDTAGNTANHNH; this is translated from the coding sequence ATGCTGGCCGGTCTGATTATTCCGTGTCGGGTGGTGGCGGTCGATCTGGCCGCCGCCATGGTCCGCGTGTCCGACGGCGGCAGTTGGACCAGCGCCTGGGTGCGTTGGCACAGTCAGGCCGCTGGCAAGGCCCGCCACTGGCGGGCGCCGAGCTTGGACGAGCAGGGTGCTTTGATCAGTCCGAGCGGTGAGCCAGCGCAGGGCACGTTCGTGCCGGGGCTGTATGGCAACGCCGGCGCTCAGCCGGACAACCGCGACCATGTCGAGGTGTGGCGCTTCGAGGATGGTGGTTCGCTGGTCTACGACTGGCAGGCCAGCAGCTACACCATCGAGCTGCCCAGCGGTACCGCGACCGTCAAGGTCGGTGGCAGCACGGTGGTCGTTACGGATAACGCGATCACCGCCCAGGCCAGCAACATCACCTTGACCGGCAACGTGCAGATCAATGGGCCGTTAGGCGTGACAGGCGATATCCACGGCGGCGGCAAGATCATCGATACGGCCGGCAACACGGCCAACCACAACCACTGA
- a CDS encoding GPW/gp25 family protein, with translation MIGMDRRTGQPVSGLAHLRQSIEDILTTPLGSRRMRPEYGSKLRRFVDLPVSEGWKSAVQAEVARALSRWEPRLKLERVRVVAVVGGQITLQLTGLYLGERAIVEVTA, from the coding sequence ATGATCGGAATGGATCGCCGCACGGGTCAGCCTGTTTCCGGTCTGGCGCATCTGCGGCAGTCCATCGAAGACATCCTGACCACCCCGCTGGGCAGTCGGCGGATGCGCCCGGAGTACGGCAGCAAGCTGCGCCGCTTTGTCGACCTGCCTGTTTCCGAGGGTTGGAAGAGCGCGGTGCAGGCCGAGGTGGCCAGGGCGCTGAGTCGCTGGGAGCCGCGTTTGAAGCTGGAGCGGGTGAGGGTAGTGGCGGTGGTCGGTGGTCAGATCACCCTGCAGCTGACCGGCCTGTACCTGGGCGAACGCGCGATAGTTGAGGTAACGGCATGA